The Saccharomonospora glauca K62 genome has a segment encoding these proteins:
- a CDS encoding lactate 2-monooxygenase, producing the protein MSERFGHYQSEIYLSGYGGTTPAFTTDLTRLEAVAERVLEPGPFAYVAGGAGSGATSRANREAFDRWALVPRMLTDATERELATTVLGETLPAPVVLAPVGVQSIVHPEAERATAKAAAGLGLPMVMSTASSTSIEDVAAVSGPGPRWFQLYWPNDPDVCGSILARARAAGFSVLVVTLDTWSLGWRPCDLDNGYLPFLKGEGTAVPFTDPVFRSRLESAPDEDLAMAVLRWISMITGTDRDWDALPFLREHWDGPIVLKGIQHVDDARRAADAGVDGIVVSNHGGRQVDGAVASLDMLPEIATAVGDRLDVLFDSGVRTGADVVKALALGAKAVLVGRPYVYGLALGGEDGVRHVLRSLLADLDLTLGLSGHRSVAELGPEVLVRR; encoded by the coding sequence ATGAGCGAGCGGTTCGGTCACTACCAGAGCGAGATCTACCTTTCCGGTTACGGCGGCACGACACCGGCGTTCACCACGGACCTCACCCGGCTGGAGGCGGTCGCCGAGCGGGTGCTGGAACCGGGGCCGTTCGCCTACGTCGCCGGGGGAGCGGGGTCGGGTGCGACGAGTCGCGCCAACCGGGAGGCGTTCGACCGCTGGGCCCTCGTGCCGCGCATGCTCACCGACGCCACCGAGCGCGAGCTGGCCACCACGGTGCTGGGTGAGACGCTGCCCGCACCCGTGGTGCTCGCGCCGGTGGGTGTGCAGTCGATCGTGCACCCCGAGGCCGAGCGGGCCACCGCGAAGGCGGCTGCTGGGCTCGGGCTGCCGATGGTGATGTCCACCGCCTCCTCGACGAGCATCGAGGACGTCGCGGCCGTGTCCGGACCCGGGCCGCGCTGGTTCCAGCTGTACTGGCCGAACGACCCCGACGTGTGCGGCAGCATCCTCGCGAGGGCGCGAGCCGCCGGGTTCTCCGTACTGGTGGTCACGCTCGACACGTGGTCGCTCGGCTGGCGGCCGTGCGACCTCGACAACGGCTACCTGCCGTTTCTGAAGGGTGAGGGGACGGCCGTGCCGTTCACCGACCCGGTGTTCCGTTCACGGCTCGAATCCGCCCCGGATGAGGACCTCGCGATGGCCGTGCTGCGCTGGATCTCGATGATCACCGGGACGGACCGTGACTGGGACGCCCTGCCGTTTCTGCGGGAACACTGGGACGGTCCGATCGTGCTGAAGGGAATCCAGCACGTCGACGACGCCCGTCGGGCGGCGGATGCCGGTGTCGACGGCATCGTGGTGTCGAACCACGGCGGACGCCAGGTCGACGGCGCCGTCGCGTCGCTGGACATGCTGCCCGAGATCGCCACGGCTGTGGGCGACCGGCTCGACGTGCTGTTCGACTCGGGGGTCCGCACGGGCGCCGACGTGGTGAAGGCCCTCGCGCTGGGCGCGAAGGCCGTGCTCGTGGGACGCCCGTACGTCTACGGGCTGGCCCTCGGGGGCGAGGACGGCGTGCGGCACGTGTTGCGGAGCCTGCTCGCCGACCTCGACCTCACGCTCGGGCTGTCCGGCCACCGCAGCGTGGCCGAACTCGGCCCCGAAGTACTCGTGCGGCGTTGA
- a CDS encoding sulfite exporter TauE/SafE family protein: METGLIIVLVLAVAVGLSLGLLGGGGSILTVPLLTYVAGMGAKEAIAASLFVVGTTSLISAVAHARKGNVRWRTGLVFGAAGMVGAFAGGLAGGYLPDTVLMIAFAVMMVATAVAMIRGKKKTTADASGGPQGLPLKRVILDGLAVGLVTGLVGAGGGFLVVPALVLLGGLSMPVAVGTSLVVIGMKSFSGLAGYLTTVSLDWSLVVGVTAAAVVGSLLGTLLTSRVPEVALRKGFGFFVLVMGVFVLSQELPSPAGLVVVVAATVLSCLVAVCRLTSVRCPLVPRPQPR, translated from the coding sequence ATGGAGACCGGCCTGATCATCGTTCTGGTTCTCGCCGTGGCCGTGGGCCTCTCGCTCGGGCTGCTCGGAGGCGGGGGTTCCATCCTGACCGTCCCTCTGCTCACCTATGTCGCGGGCATGGGAGCCAAGGAAGCCATCGCCGCGTCGCTGTTCGTGGTGGGAACGACCTCACTGATCAGCGCGGTCGCGCACGCCAGGAAGGGCAACGTCCGCTGGCGCACCGGGCTCGTCTTCGGAGCGGCGGGCATGGTGGGCGCCTTCGCGGGAGGGCTTGCCGGCGGGTACCTTCCGGACACCGTCCTGATGATCGCTTTCGCCGTCATGATGGTGGCCACCGCCGTGGCGATGATCCGGGGGAAGAAGAAAACCACCGCCGATGCCAGCGGAGGACCGCAGGGGCTTCCACTGAAACGGGTCATCCTCGACGGGCTCGCCGTCGGCCTTGTCACCGGACTCGTCGGTGCCGGTGGCGGCTTCCTCGTCGTCCCCGCGCTCGTGCTGCTCGGCGGCCTGTCCATGCCGGTCGCGGTGGGTACCTCGCTGGTGGTGATAGGGATGAAGTCCTTCTCGGGCCTCGCCGGCTACCTCACCACGGTCAGCCTCGACTGGTCCCTGGTCGTCGGAGTCACCGCCGCGGCCGTCGTCGGATCGCTGCTCGGCACGCTTCTGACCTCCCGGGTGCCGGAGGTGGCGTTGAGGAAGGGTTTCGGCTTCTTCGTACTCGTCATGGGCGTCTTCGTGCTGAGCCAGGAGCTCCCGTCCCCGGCCGGTCTCGTGGTCGTGGTCGCCGCGACGGTGCTCTCCTGCCTGGTCGCCGTCTGCCGCCTGACCTCAGTGCGCTGCCCCCTCGTGCCGCGCCCACAACCGCGGTAG
- a CDS encoding O-methyltransferase: MDQDRWTAVDSYFDQHLAPHDDALDATMRACAEAGLPDIAVAANQGKLLQLLARMVGARRILEIGTLGGYSTIWLARALPADGRLVTIEADPAHADVARSNIERAGLADRVEVRVGQALDILPTLDANTPFDLAFIDADKANNANYVRWALELGRPGGVIVVDNVVRRGRVVDADSDDPSVRGTREAIELLRSEPRLDATALQTVGVKGYDGLAVALVTS, encoded by the coding sequence ATGGACCAAGACCGGTGGACCGCCGTGGACTCCTACTTCGACCAGCACCTCGCACCACACGACGACGCACTCGACGCCACGATGCGGGCATGCGCCGAAGCGGGGCTGCCGGACATCGCCGTGGCGGCCAACCAGGGCAAGCTGCTGCAACTCCTCGCCCGCATGGTCGGCGCCCGCCGCATCCTGGAGATCGGCACGCTGGGCGGCTACTCCACCATCTGGCTCGCGCGTGCGCTACCGGCCGACGGGCGGCTCGTGACGATCGAGGCAGACCCCGCCCATGCCGACGTCGCCCGCTCCAACATCGAGCGCGCCGGGCTGGCCGACCGGGTGGAGGTCCGCGTCGGGCAGGCGCTCGACATCCTGCCCACACTCGACGCGAACACGCCGTTCGACCTGGCGTTCATCGACGCGGACAAGGCCAACAACGCGAACTACGTCCGTTGGGCGCTGGAACTCGGAAGGCCGGGCGGCGTCATCGTCGTGGACAACGTCGTGCGCCGCGGCCGGGTGGTCGACGCCGACAGCGACGACCCGTCGGTGCGCGGTACCCGCGAGGCGATCGAGCTGCTGCGCAGCGAACCTCGCCTCGACGCCACCGCGCTTCAGACAGTGGGGGTGAAGGGCTACGACGGACTCGCCGTGGCCCTTGTCACCTCCTGA
- a CDS encoding serine hydroxymethyltransferase has protein sequence MNSFDADLATVDPEVAEAVAAELRRQQTTLEMIASENFAPAGVLQAQGSVLTNKYAEGYPGKRYYGGCEHVDVIETLAIERAKKLFGAEHANVQPHSGAQANAAAMFALLDPGDTILGLDLAHGGHLTHGMKINFSGKLYNVVAYHVDRETGRIDMAEVERLATEHKPKLIVAGWSAYPRQLDFAEFRRIADSVGAKLMVDMAHFAGLVAAGLHPNPVPYADVVTTTTHKTLGGPRGGIVLSKQEYAKKINSAVFPGQQGGPLEHVIAAKAVALKIAATPEFRERQQRVLDGARLLAERLAADDCVSAGVRVLTGGTDVHLVLVDLVNSELDGKQAEDRLHSIGITVNRNAVPFDPRPPMVTSGLRIGTPALATRGFGADDFAEVADVIAKALRPGFSDATREELRSRVTTLAEKHPLYADKS, from the coding sequence ATGAACTCGTTCGACGCCGACCTCGCCACGGTCGACCCGGAGGTCGCCGAGGCGGTCGCCGCCGAGCTGCGTCGCCAGCAGACGACGCTGGAGATGATCGCCTCGGAGAACTTCGCGCCCGCCGGTGTGCTCCAGGCGCAGGGTTCGGTGCTGACCAACAAGTACGCCGAGGGGTACCCCGGCAAGCGCTACTACGGTGGTTGCGAGCACGTCGACGTGATCGAGACCCTCGCCATCGAGCGGGCCAAGAAGTTGTTCGGCGCCGAGCACGCCAACGTGCAGCCCCACTCGGGTGCGCAGGCCAACGCCGCCGCGATGTTCGCGCTGTTGGACCCCGGTGACACCATCCTCGGTCTCGACCTCGCCCACGGTGGGCACCTCACCCACGGCATGAAGATCAACTTCTCGGGCAAGCTCTACAACGTCGTCGCCTACCACGTCGACCGCGAGACCGGCCGGATCGACATGGCGGAGGTCGAGCGGCTCGCCACCGAGCACAAGCCGAAGTTGATCGTTGCGGGATGGTCGGCCTATCCGCGGCAGCTCGACTTCGCGGAGTTCCGGCGTATCGCCGACTCCGTGGGCGCCAAGCTCATGGTCGACATGGCCCACTTCGCGGGTCTCGTGGCGGCCGGGCTGCACCCCAACCCCGTGCCCTACGCCGACGTCGTGACCACCACGACGCACAAGACGCTCGGCGGTCCGCGCGGTGGCATCGTGCTGTCGAAGCAGGAGTACGCCAAGAAGATCAACTCGGCGGTGTTCCCCGGTCAGCAGGGCGGGCCGCTGGAGCACGTCATCGCCGCCAAGGCGGTGGCGTTGAAGATCGCCGCGACGCCGGAGTTCCGCGAGCGGCAGCAGCGCGTGCTCGACGGTGCGAGGCTCCTCGCGGAGCGGCTGGCGGCGGACGACTGCGTCTCGGCGGGTGTTCGGGTGCTGACCGGCGGCACCGACGTGCACCTGGTGCTCGTCGACCTGGTGAACTCCGAACTCGACGGCAAGCAGGCCGAGGACCGGCTGCACAGCATCGGCATCACGGTCAACCGCAACGCGGTGCCGTTCGACCCGCGCCCGCCGATGGTGACCTCGGGTCTGCGCATCGGTACCCCGGCGCTGGCCACCCGCGGGTTCGGCGCGGACGACTTCGCCGAGGTCGCCGACGTCATCGCCAAGGCTCTGCGGCCGGGCTTCTCCGACGCCACCCGCGAGGAGCTGCGCTCCCGCGTGACGACCCTGGCGGAGAAGCACCCGCTGTACGCCGACAAGTCCTGA
- a CDS encoding DNA polymerase III subunit beta family protein, protein MDTISTFARRVGLTPSALRFYDDCGVLRPAHVDPDSGYRYYSADQERDAALLRALRQAEVPLADITAVLAGDPASAREVLTAHARRLRSRADTAHAAVEAALRMVEQPSHGEVSVGGAELASAIRQVHPAAARTPEVPELGCVLVEWTTEVLRLVATDRYRLAVRELVPHRVVGPPNRLLVPVDAMVAALPWAVRHDAVRLVAEADDASLVADHPGDDAATGEVPLPTRDGNYPDYRRVLDTLAPHTCRIVTTRTALLDALAAAGNPVVLETGGDTVHVGDATVSAVCSGTARLAFDPAVLAPAVAAGVGPDVLLEITAADQPTVVRSADQGSFTTLVMPVRMDQ, encoded by the coding sequence ATGGACACGATCAGTACCTTCGCGCGACGCGTCGGGCTCACTCCGAGCGCGCTGCGCTTCTACGACGACTGCGGCGTCCTGCGGCCCGCGCACGTGGACCCGGACTCCGGCTACCGCTACTACAGCGCGGACCAGGAACGCGATGCCGCGTTGCTGCGCGCCCTCCGGCAGGCCGAGGTGCCGCTCGCCGACATCACCGCCGTGCTCGCAGGCGATCCGGCCTCCGCACGCGAGGTGCTGACGGCGCACGCCCGGCGGCTGCGGTCCCGCGCCGACACGGCCCACGCCGCGGTGGAGGCCGCTCTGCGGATGGTGGAGCAGCCGTCCCACGGCGAGGTGAGCGTCGGCGGAGCGGAACTCGCCAGCGCGATCCGCCAGGTACATCCGGCCGCGGCCCGCACTCCCGAGGTCCCGGAACTCGGGTGTGTGCTCGTCGAGTGGACCACCGAAGTGCTGCGGCTCGTGGCCACCGACCGCTACCGCCTCGCGGTGCGGGAACTCGTCCCCCACCGCGTCGTCGGGCCGCCGAACCGGCTGCTGGTCCCGGTCGACGCGATGGTGGCCGCACTGCCGTGGGCCGTGCGCCACGACGCCGTGCGGCTGGTCGCCGAGGCTGACGACGCCTCACTGGTGGCGGACCACCCCGGGGACGACGCGGCCACGGGCGAAGTGCCACTGCCCACACGAGACGGGAACTATCCCGATTACCGCCGGGTGCTCGACACCCTGGCCCCGCACACCTGCCGGATCGTCACCACCCGGACCGCGCTGCTCGACGCGCTGGCCGCTGCCGGGAACCCGGTCGTGCTGGAGACCGGTGGGGACACGGTGCACGTGGGCGATGCCACCGTGTCCGCCGTGTGCTCGGGCACCGCCCGCCTGGCGTTCGATCCCGCCGTGCTCGCGCCCGCCGTGGCCGCCGGGGTCGGCCCCGACGTACTGCTGGAGATCACCGCGGCCGACCAGCCGACGGTGGTCCGCTCCGCCGACCAGGGCAGTTTCACGACGCTCGTCATGCCCGTCCGCATGGACCAGTGA
- a CDS encoding rhodanese-like domain-containing protein has protein sequence MDKTVIDAPTLKQRIAEGDELTIIDVRTPAEFRSTHIPGSHNIPLQLLSENTRDLAERLGGNVVLVCQSGARAAQAQQRLTAVGFDNADVLTGGVSAFESAGGDVVRSARRWAMERQVRMAAGSLVLLGFLGSRLIDPRLGYLSAAIGGGLTFSALTNSCGMAAVLAKMPWNRTAANPTLEEAVCNLPTALRKD, from the coding sequence ATGGACAAGACCGTCATCGACGCACCCACGTTGAAACAACGAATCGCCGAGGGCGACGAACTCACGATCATCGACGTACGCACACCGGCCGAGTTCCGCTCGACCCACATTCCCGGGTCCCACAACATCCCGCTGCAGCTGCTCTCCGAGAACACCCGTGACCTCGCCGAACGCCTCGGTGGCAACGTGGTGCTCGTCTGCCAGTCCGGAGCCCGGGCCGCCCAGGCCCAGCAACGACTGACAGCGGTGGGCTTCGACAACGCCGACGTGCTCACCGGTGGTGTCTCCGCCTTCGAGTCGGCCGGAGGCGACGTGGTCCGTAGCGCCCGGCGCTGGGCCATGGAGCGCCAGGTCCGCATGGCAGCGGGCTCCCTGGTGCTGCTCGGCTTCCTCGGGTCCAGACTGATCGATCCCCGGCTGGGCTACCTGTCCGCCGCGATCGGTGGCGGGCTGACGTTCTCGGCGCTGACCAACTCCTGTGGCATGGCGGCGGTACTGGCGAAGATGCCGTGGAACAGGACGGCCGCGAACCCCACGCTGGAGGAGGCCGTCTGCAACCTCCCGACGGCGCTCCGGAAGGACTGA
- the gcvT gene encoding glycine cleavage system aminomethyltransferase GcvT, which produces MTALSNPLLTPLHDVHVELGASFTEFAGWSMPVRYSSELAEHRAVREAAGQFDLSHMGEIEVTGPDAARALDYALVGNLSAVKVGRARYTMLCAADGGVLDDLVVYRLAEERYLVVANAGNAALVADALRERSEKFDATVTDVSARTALIAVQGPVSPEIVGRATGADLDSLRYYASVPASVAGHEVLLARTGYTGEDGFELFVDIGTDADAAVAVWRRLAELGASHGLLPAGLACRDTLRLEAGMPLYGNELTAARTPFHANLGRVVKFDKPGDFVGRAALERVGDPDVVLVGLRGEGRRAPRHGYRVLDGDREVGEITSGALSPTLGYPIAMAYVTPEVAEPGTTLSVDIRGRTASVEVVSLPFYQRTKG; this is translated from the coding sequence GTGACCGCATTGTCGAATCCGCTGCTCACCCCGCTGCACGACGTGCACGTCGAGCTGGGTGCCTCGTTCACCGAGTTCGCGGGCTGGTCGATGCCCGTCCGGTACTCCAGCGAGCTGGCCGAGCACCGCGCCGTGCGCGAGGCGGCCGGGCAGTTCGACCTCTCCCACATGGGCGAGATCGAGGTGACCGGGCCCGACGCGGCTCGCGCGCTCGACTACGCGTTGGTCGGCAACCTCTCGGCGGTGAAGGTCGGAAGGGCGCGCTACACCATGCTGTGTGCCGCCGACGGCGGGGTGTTGGACGACCTCGTCGTCTACCGGCTCGCCGAGGAGCGTTACCTCGTCGTGGCCAACGCGGGTAACGCTGCGCTCGTGGCCGACGCGTTGCGCGAGCGGAGCGAGAAGTTCGACGCGACGGTCACCGACGTGAGCGCACGCACCGCGCTCATCGCCGTGCAGGGCCCCGTGTCCCCGGAGATCGTGGGCCGGGCGACCGGCGCCGACCTCGACTCGCTGCGCTATTACGCGAGCGTGCCCGCCTCCGTCGCGGGACACGAGGTGCTGCTCGCGCGCACCGGCTACACCGGCGAGGACGGCTTCGAGCTGTTCGTGGACATCGGCACCGACGCCGACGCCGCCGTCGCCGTCTGGCGGCGTCTCGCCGAGCTCGGTGCCTCCCACGGCCTGCTGCCCGCGGGCCTCGCCTGCCGTGACACGCTGCGGCTGGAGGCCGGGATGCCGTTGTACGGCAACGAGCTGACGGCCGCGCGTACCCCGTTCCACGCGAACCTGGGACGGGTCGTGAAGTTCGACAAGCCCGGCGACTTCGTTGGTCGCGCCGCGTTGGAGCGGGTCGGCGATCCCGACGTCGTGCTCGTGGGCCTTCGGGGCGAGGGCCGCAGGGCTCCGCGCCACGGCTACCGCGTGCTCGACGGCGACCGCGAGGTCGGGGAGATCACCAGCGGGGCGTTGTCGCCCACCCTCGGCTACCCGATCGCGATGGCCTACGTCACGCCCGAGGTCGCCGAGCCCGGAACCACCCTGTCGGTCGACATCCGAGGCCGCACGGCCTCCGTCGAGGTCGTGTCCCTGCCCTTCTACCAGCGCACGAAAGGCTGA
- a CDS encoding MBL fold metallo-hydrolase — MLLERIYDEDLAQASYFIGCQAKGEAVVVDPRRDVREYLDLAQRHGMRIVAVTETHIHADYLSGTRELGAATGAQVYVSGEGGQDWQYGFDATRLHDGDTITVGNITVRATHTPGHTPEHLSFLVTDGAFSDEPGYLLSGDFVFAGDLGRPDLLDEAAGAVDTRFEGARQLFASLRDTFLTLPDHVQVYPAHGAGSACGKALGALPSTTVGYERLNAWWAPYLRDNDEQGFVEALLDGQPDAHAYFARMKRQNREGPRILGSLPPLPELGNDEIARSLDANESVFVDTRPHTEVHEGTVRGALNIPGPAKAASFGAWAYDPETESTPLVLLAPDGDTARAVRDHLLRVGIDHVAGYTTSLEGLPSTRPALVAPADLERSGAALVLDVRNRTEHAAGHIPGSKQLSAGRLLWHRDELPTNGTIVTYCQGGVRNSVAASALRRAGYDVVELDGSYAGWTAWNEARHGADRAESAAAGA, encoded by the coding sequence ATGTTGCTCGAACGCATTTACGACGAGGACCTCGCCCAGGCCAGCTACTTCATCGGCTGCCAGGCGAAGGGGGAGGCCGTCGTGGTCGATCCTCGCCGCGACGTCCGCGAGTACCTCGACCTGGCGCAGCGGCACGGGATGCGGATCGTGGCGGTGACGGAGACGCACATCCACGCCGACTACCTCTCCGGCACCCGAGAGCTGGGCGCGGCGACCGGAGCGCAGGTGTACGTCTCGGGGGAAGGCGGGCAGGACTGGCAGTACGGCTTCGACGCCACCCGCCTGCACGACGGTGACACCATCACCGTCGGCAACATCACGGTGCGGGCCACCCACACCCCGGGGCACACACCCGAGCACCTCTCGTTCCTGGTCACCGACGGCGCGTTCAGCGACGAGCCGGGGTACCTGCTCTCCGGGGACTTCGTCTTCGCGGGCGACCTCGGCCGCCCCGACCTGCTCGACGAGGCGGCCGGCGCGGTGGACACCCGCTTCGAGGGTGCCCGCCAGCTGTTCGCGAGCCTCCGTGACACCTTCCTGACGCTTCCCGACCACGTGCAGGTCTACCCCGCGCACGGGGCGGGCAGCGCGTGTGGCAAGGCCCTGGGCGCCCTGCCCTCGACCACGGTCGGCTACGAACGCCTCAACGCCTGGTGGGCCCCGTACCTGCGCGACAACGACGAGCAGGGCTTCGTCGAGGCGCTGCTCGACGGGCAACCGGACGCCCACGCGTACTTCGCCCGGATGAAGCGCCAGAACCGGGAAGGGCCGCGGATCCTGGGGTCCCTGCCGCCGCTGCCGGAGCTGGGCAACGACGAGATCGCCCGGTCGCTCGACGCGAACGAGTCGGTGTTCGTCGACACCCGTCCCCACACCGAGGTGCACGAGGGCACCGTGCGGGGTGCACTGAACATCCCCGGACCCGCCAAGGCCGCGAGTTTCGGCGCCTGGGCGTACGACCCCGAAACCGAGAGCACACCGCTCGTGTTGCTGGCGCCCGACGGGGACACGGCACGGGCCGTGCGAGACCACCTCCTGCGCGTCGGCATCGATCACGTCGCCGGCTACACCACCAGCCTCGAAGGCCTGCCGAGCACCCGGCCCGCGCTCGTCGCACCCGCCGATCTGGAGCGCTCCGGCGCCGCGCTCGTCCTGGATGTTCGGAACAGGACCGAACACGCCGCCGGACACATCCCCGGTTCCAAGCAACTCAGCGCGGGACGCCTGCTCTGGCACCGCGACGAGCTGCCCACGAACGGCACCATCGTGACCTACTGCCAGGGCGGGGTGCGCAACTCGGTGGCCGCCAGCGCCCTGCGCCGGGCGGGCTACGACGTCGTCGAACTCGACGGCAGCTACGCGGGCTGGACGGCCTGGAACGAGGCCCGGCACGGCGCCGACCGCGCCGAGTCCGCAGCCGCGGGAGCCTGA
- a CDS encoding multidrug effflux MFS transporter codes for MATSVAGTAPATASTASTGSTASTASTASATRPHRTARYALLLGGLTAFGPLSIDMYLPALPVMARELHSTDTQLQLTLAVFLVGLGVGQLVAGPLSDAFGRRKPMLAGVVVFAVASAVAALSPSVPALIAARAVQALGAATGMVIARAAVRDLYSGVAMARFFSTLMLVTGVAPVLAPLIGGQLLRWTSWRGIFVSLTVFGVVLLVVAALALPETLPRHNRRSAHPGRIARTYAALLRDRVFTGYALTVGLAFSAMFAYISGSSFVLQHTYGLSPPEYGLVFAVNGVGLVLVGQVNGRLVGRFTPRTLLWTGLTSALTGGLGVVVAAVEAPLPLLLTPLFVTVSSVGMVGPNATTLALADHPHTAGSASALLGLVQFLVGGGTSPVVGLFGGSALAMATVMATAAAAALLVFALLTRAATSGEIGRIDHQK; via the coding sequence GTGGCCACGAGCGTGGCAGGAACCGCACCGGCTACGGCATCCACGGCATCCACGGGATCCACGGCGTCCACCGCATCCACGGCATCGGCCACCCGGCCCCATCGCACCGCCCGCTACGCGCTGCTTCTCGGCGGCCTCACGGCGTTCGGACCGCTGTCCATCGACATGTACCTGCCCGCCCTGCCCGTGATGGCGCGTGAGTTGCACTCCACCGACACCCAGTTGCAGCTCACCCTTGCCGTGTTCCTCGTCGGACTCGGTGTCGGCCAGCTCGTCGCCGGGCCGCTGTCCGACGCGTTCGGCAGGCGCAAGCCGATGCTCGCGGGCGTGGTGGTCTTCGCGGTGGCGTCCGCGGTGGCCGCGCTCAGTCCCTCCGTTCCGGCCCTGATCGCGGCGAGGGCGGTGCAGGCGCTGGGTGCTGCCACCGGCATGGTGATCGCCAGGGCCGCGGTGCGCGACCTGTACTCGGGTGTGGCGATGGCACGGTTCTTCTCCACGCTCATGCTCGTGACCGGCGTCGCCCCAGTGCTCGCGCCGCTGATCGGCGGTCAACTGCTGCGGTGGACGTCCTGGCGGGGGATCTTCGTCTCCCTCACCGTGTTCGGCGTCGTCCTGCTCGTGGTCGCCGCGCTCGCGCTGCCGGAGACCCTGCCCCGGCACAACCGGCGTTCCGCTCACCCCGGCCGCATCGCCCGCACCTACGCCGCGCTGTTGCGCGACCGCGTCTTCACCGGGTACGCGCTCACCGTCGGGCTGGCCTTCTCGGCGATGTTCGCCTACATCTCGGGGTCGAGCTTCGTCCTGCAACACACCTACGGCCTCTCCCCGCCCGAGTACGGCCTCGTGTTCGCGGTCAACGGTGTCGGTCTCGTGCTCGTGGGGCAGGTCAACGGCAGGCTGGTGGGCCGCTTCACCCCGAGGACACTGCTGTGGACGGGGTTGACGAGTGCGTTGACCGGCGGGCTCGGCGTCGTGGTGGCGGCGGTCGAAGCGCCGTTACCGCTGCTGCTCACGCCGCTGTTCGTCACCGTGTCGTCGGTCGGCATGGTGGGCCCGAACGCCACCACCCTCGCCCTGGCCGACCACCCCCACACGGCCGGCTCGGCGTCGGCGCTGCTGGGACTGGTGCAGTTCCTCGTCGGTGGCGGGACGTCACCGGTCGTCGGGCTGTTCGGTGGGTCCGCGCTGGCGATGGCCACCGTGATGGCGACGGCGGCCGCGGCGGCGCTGCTGGTCTTCGCTCTGCTCACGCGCGCGGCGACCTCCGGTGAAATCGGTCGAATCGATCACCAGAAGTGA
- the gcvH gene encoding glycine cleavage system protein GcvH produces MTNIPQDLRYSREHEWARTGSDGVVTVGVTAFAAESLGDVVFVDLPEVGSTVTAGEVCGEIESTKSVSELYAPVTGEVVEVNESVVDSPESVNADPYGAGWLFTVRAESVPELLDADAYAALIQEG; encoded by the coding sequence TTGACGAACATTCCGCAGGACCTCCGTTACAGCCGCGAACACGAATGGGCCCGCACCGGAAGTGACGGGGTCGTGACGGTCGGGGTCACCGCGTTCGCCGCCGAGTCGTTGGGCGACGTGGTCTTCGTCGATCTCCCCGAAGTGGGTAGTACCGTCACAGCGGGTGAGGTGTGTGGCGAGATCGAGTCGACCAAGTCCGTCAGCGAGCTGTACGCGCCGGTGACCGGCGAGGTCGTCGAGGTCAACGAGTCCGTCGTGGACTCGCCGGAGTCCGTCAACGCCGACCCCTACGGTGCGGGCTGGCTGTTCACGGTCCGTGCCGAGTCGGTGCCGGAGCTGCTCGACGCCGACGCCTACGCCGCGCTGATTCAGGAGGGCTGA
- a CDS encoding metal-sensitive transcriptional regulator — translation MRNADPETQRRILNRLKRARGQLDGVIAAVENGGSCRDVVTQLAAVSTALDRAGFTIVSNAMKYCITDPEETAKVEDGLTTEELEKLFLALS, via the coding sequence ATGAGAAACGCAGACCCCGAGACCCAGCGCCGCATCCTCAACCGGCTCAAGCGCGCCCGCGGTCAACTCGACGGCGTGATCGCAGCCGTGGAGAACGGCGGTTCCTGCCGGGACGTCGTCACCCAGCTCGCCGCCGTCTCCACCGCGCTCGACAGGGCCGGCTTCACCATCGTGTCGAACGCCATGAAGTACTGCATCACCGACCCCGAGGAGACGGCCAAGGTCGAGGACGGCCTGACGACCGAGGAGCTGGAGAAACTGTTCCTCGCACTCTCGTGA